From the genome of Eucalyptus grandis isolate ANBG69807.140 chromosome 2, ASM1654582v1, whole genome shotgun sequence, one region includes:
- the LOC104435296 gene encoding mitogen-activated protein kinase kinase kinase 17: MASWVRGRCIGRGSFGTVSLGFDKRTGEVFAVKSVDAASCLPHQIESLENEIRILRSLPPSPHVVAYLGDDVTRHEGSAKTACRNLHMEYVPGGTAADSAARRWGKFSDADEAIVRSQARCVVSALQQLHAGGIVHCDVKGRNILVGQDPRSAKLADFGSAIRIGESGDRIAPRGSPLWMAPEVIRGERQGAPSDVWSLGCAVVEMVTGRPPWEDHGVDTLTRIGYSSEAPEYPAQLSKLGRDFLEKCLSRDPEARWSCDQLLQHPFLQKDAADDSSPRCVLDWVSSEFEDEDNDDNDDADEAGPSSNFVSDEDVADARARIGKLSSSGGANWESDDWTVVRMNGECDPEAEEQEEAGTSSQYRETSGAERGNGSGIAEYSNSSGRLLATEAQSCSGSSSSGEEGGGGGGYLAVGEKEMVFYSLRGAVVSLLHYYCHCLLRILSRNILLLFCYITFSHSLAVFLFFSWSIDENGCFHGPRRSIQHEPRAPVLGSAPFSVLLLHRRIVHVKLYSGRPCNAHDAS; this comes from the coding sequence ATGGCTTCGTGGGTCAGAGGCCGGTGCATCGGCCGAGGATCTTTCGGCACCGTCAGCCTCGGGTTCGACAAGCGAACCGGCGAGGTCTTCGCCGTCAAGTCCGTCGACGCCGCCTCCTGCCTTCCCCATCAGATCGAGTCCTTGGAGAACGAGATTCGGATCCTCCGCTCGCTCCCGCCGTCGCCTCACGTGGTCGCGTACCTCGGCGACGACGTCACCCGCCACGAGGGTTCAGCGAAGACGGCGTGCCGGAACCTGCACATGGAGTACGTGCCCGGCGGCACCGCCGCTGACTCGGCGGCCCGCCGGTGGGGCAAGTTCTCCGACGCGGACGAGGCGATCGTGAGGTCGCAAGCCCGGTGCGTCGTCTCTGCTCTGCAGCAACTGCACGCCGGAGGCATTGTGCACTGCGACGTCAAGGGGAGGAATATTCTGGTGGGTCAGGACCCGAGATCGGCGAAGCTCGCCGATTTCGGCTCGGCGATCAGAATCGGCGAGTCGGGGGATAGGATCGCGCCACGTGGGAGTCCCCTGTGGATGGCGCCAGAGGTGATCCGCGGCGAGCGCCAGGGCGCGCCCAGCGACGTCTGGTCTTTGGGCTGCGCCGTCGTGGAGATGGTCACGGGCCGGCCGCCGTGGGAGGATCACGGCGTCGACACGCTGACCCGGATTGGGTACTCGAGCGAGGCGCCCGAGTACCCGGCTCAGCTGTCGAAGCTGGGCCGCGACTTCCTCGAGAAGTGCCTCAGCAGAGACCCGGAGGCGCGGTGGAGCTGCGATCAGCTGCTGCAGCATCCCTTCTTGCAGAAGGACGCGGCGGACGACTCGTCCCCGCGGTGCGTGCTCGACTGGGTCAGCTCGGAATTCGAAGACGAAGACAACGACGAcaacgacgacgccgacgaggcGGGCCCGAGTTCGAATTTCGTCTCCGACGAGGACGTGGCCGACGCCAGGGCTAGGATCGGTAAATTGAGTTCGAGCGGCGGGGCGAATTGGGAATCGGATGATTGGACGGTGGTGAGGATGAACGGAGAATGTGACCCTGAGGCGGAGGAGCAGGAAGAGGCGGGGACAAGCTCGCAATATCGCGAAACGTCAGGGGCAGAACGGGGAAACGGGAGCGGAATTGCGGAATATTCAAATTCGAGCGGCAGGCTTTTGGCAACGGAGGCCCAGTCGTGCAGTGGCAGCTCGTCGTCGGGGGAGGAGggtggtgggggtggtggtTACTTAGCtgttggggaaaaagaaatggtcTTTTACAGCTTGCGTGGTGCGGTGGTGTCGTTATTACATTATTATTGTCATTGCTTGTTGAGAATCTTGTCGCGGAATATACTTTTGCTTTTCTGTTATATCACATTTTCGCATTCTCTCGCggttttcttattcttctcGTGGTCGATCGATGAAAACGGGTGCTTTCACGGCCCGCGACGATCCATCCAGCATGAGCCGCGTGCCCCCGTTCTGGGCAGCGCTCCCTTTTCGGTTTTGCTTCTTCATAGACGCATCGTGCACGTGAAGCTATATTCTGGACGCCCCTGTAATGCGCATGATGCGTCGTGA
- the LOC104432633 gene encoding probable protein phosphatase 2C 25: protein MSCSVAVSNSPVFSPSRVIASSLFCNKASIRSASPEASVSLSLAHLKPSPPPSSSSPSSSSSPSSPFRLRLQKPPTGLSNASSSAASGAVQAQVQGAGASPTVLKRKRPTRLDIPVAALSFGVPATPSAAARDVVEEEREVYGYSVYCKRGRREAMEDRYSASVAIHGDSKQALFGVFDGHGGAMAAEFAAENLNKNIIDEVMRRDENETETAVKHGYLKTDSDFLNEESRGGSCCVTALIRRGNLFVSNAGDCRAVLCKAGAAEALTSDHRPCREDEKQRIEAEGGYVDIIHGVWRIQGSLAVSRGIGDRQYKKWVTPEPETNILKIEAEHEFLILASDGLWDKVSNQEAVDIARPLCMGTDRPEPMLACRKLVDLSASRGSCDDISVMLIQLGRYM from the exons ATGTCTTGTTCGGTGGCAGTCTCCAACTCTCCGGTCTTCTCTCCCTCGAGGGTCATCGCGTCCTCCCTCTTCTGCAACAAGGCCTCCATCCGCTCTGCCTCTCCCGAGGCgtccgtctctctctccctcgcccACCTCAagccctcccctcccccttcctcctcctcgccttcctcctcctcgtcgccgTCCTCCCCCTTCCGGCTCCGGCTCCAGAAGCCGCCGACCGGCCTCTCGAACGCCTCCTCGTCCGCCGCTTCCGGCGCCGTCCAGGCCCAGGTCCAGGGCGCGGGCGCGTCGCCGACGGTCTTGAAGCGGAAGAGGCCCACCAGGCTCGACATACCCGTGGCGGCGCTGAGTTTTGGGgtgccggcgacgccgtcggcGGCCGCTAGGGATGTcgtggaggaggagagggaggtgTACGGGTACTCTGTTTATTgcaagagagggaggagggaagcCATGGAGGATCGGTATTCTGCTTCGGTCGCTATCCACGGAGACAGCAAGCag GCGCTGTTTGGTGTATTTGATGGGCATGGAGGTGCAATGGCTGCTGAGTTTGCCGCAGAAAACTTAAATAAGAATATCATAGATGAAGTGATGAGAAGAGACGAGAATGAAACGGAGACGGCTGTGAAGCATGGTTACCTGAAGACCGATTCGGATTTTCTGAATGAGGAATCACGAGGCGGCTCATGCTGCGTGACTGCCTTGATTAGAAGGGGCAACCTCTTTGTGTCTAATGCTGGAGATTGTCGAGCTGTTCTTTGTAAAGCTGGCGCTGCGGAGGCTCTTACATCTGATCATAGGCCTTGTAGGGAAGATGAAAAGCAACGCATTGAAGCAGAG GGTGGGTATGTTGATATTATTCATGGAGTCTGGAGAATTCAGGGTTCTCTTGCAGTGTCCAGGGGAATTGGAGATCGGCAATACAAAAAGTGGGTAACACCTGAGCCGGAaacaaacattttgaaaattgaagctGAACATGAGTTCCTGATTCTGGCATCCGATGGTTTGTGGGACAAG GTCAGTAACCAGGAAGCTGTAGATATTGCTCGGCCTTTATGTATGGGTACCGACAGGCCCGAACCAATGCTCGCCTGTAGGAAGCTTGTGGACCTCTCTGCTTCCCGTGGCTCTTGCGATGACATAAGTGTGATGCTGATTCAATTGGGTCGATACATGTAA
- the LOC104432632 gene encoding ran-binding protein 1 homolog a, which translates to MASKEPEQQPQHREDEEAPAAEDEDTGAQVAPIVRLEEVAVTTGEEDEEAILDLKAKLYRFDKEGNQWKERGAGSVRFLKHKETGKVRLVMRQSKTLKICANHLIIPTMSVQEHVGNEKSCVWHARDFADGELKDELFCIRFASIENCKNFMEKFQEVAESQQKKEENEDARATASLLDKLTVEEKKTEDKSGEDVPVSKEGETVTEPAPADGDKKSEPGSSA; encoded by the exons ATGGCCTCCAAAGAGCCGGAGCAGCAGCCGCAGCACCGCGAAGACGAGGAAGCCCCCGCCGCCGAAGACGAGGACACCGGCGCTCAGGTCGCCCCCATCGTCCGCCTCGAGGAGGTCGCCGTCACCACCggcgaagaagacgaagagGCCATCCTCGATTT GAAAGCGAAGCTCTATCGATTCGACAAGGAAGGGAACCAATGGAAGGAGAGGGGCGCCGGTTCCGTTAGGTTTTTGAAGCACAAGGAAACTGGCAAGGTCCGGCTCGTCATGAGACAGTCCAAGACCCTCAAGATCTGCGCCAATCATCTCA TTATCCCGACTATGTCGGTCCAGGAACACGTCGGGAACGAGAAGTCCTGCGTTTGGCACGCCAGGGACTTCGCCGATGGTGAGCTGAAGGACGAGCTCTTCTGTATCAGATTCGCGTCCATCGAAA ATTGCAAAAACTTCATGGAGAAGTTCCAGGAGGTTGCTGAATCTCAacagaagaaagaggaaaatgaagatgcaaGAGCAACTGCATCGCTCCTTGATAAGTTGACTgttgaggaaaagaaaacagaagatAAATCAGGTGAAGATGTGCCAGTATCAAAGGAAGGCGAAACGGTAACTGAACCTGCCCCAGCAGATGGGGATAAGAAAAGTGAGCCTGGTTCCTCGGCTTAA